Within Myxococcales bacterium, the genomic segment TGGGCGAGGCATTAGAGGTCATGGAAGATTACAGCGGGGCAGATGGCGTGTTGCGGGAGGCATTGGACTTGGCGCCCGCCACAAGTGTGGAGCGCGCGCGCATGTTAAACGTGTTGGGCAGGGTGGGTTCACGGCGCGATCGCCGGCGCGATGCGATTCGCCTGCTGGGAAGTGCGTTGGAAATCGCAAACGGATGTGGGGATGCGGAGGTCACGGCAGATACGCATGTGGCAATTTCGCGCGTACGATTGGCCGAGGGAGATCAGATCGGTGCGGCCAATGCTCTTCGTCGCGCGTGGGATTCGGTGAGAGAGCAGGCTCCCGACCGAGAGGCAGAGTTGGCGGTGCGTTTGGCTGAGACCTTGATCGATATTGGCGACGTGGAGGAAGGGCAGCGTATCTTGGCCCAGGCTTACGAGCTTGCGGCAAAAGCGGAGGCCCCTGCGCTCATGGCGCTGGTTTTGGGTGTGACGGGCGCTGTTGACGAGATGGAGGGCCAGAGCGATGTGGCCCTCGAGCGCTATAAGAAAGCTGCGGCACATGCTGCAGACGCCGGAGATGCGGAAGCATATCTTCGGTGGAAACGAGCCTCTGCCACACTGAACGTTTACGCAACTCAGCAGGTATCCTAGTTTTCACTGAGTAAGCTCTTTAGCTTTTCTGCAAATATTTGGTAATTTTCTCCGCAATAGTCACATTCAATTTCCAAAAAATCATTGACGCTGATGAGATCGCGCAGCGTATCGCGATCGAGGGTTGCCAAGCTGGCAAGTACCCTTGCTTGACTACATCGGCACTTGAAACGTAACGGTGACTGTTCGAGCAAAGTGAAGGGCATGCCGTAAAGGATGTCGCCAAGTAGGGGCATCATCCACGGCTCGCTGTCTTGAAGAATGTCACTGAAATTCGGAAAAGCCCCAAGACGCTCAGTCATAATCATATGAAGCTCCCGCGTGACTTCCGGAAGAACTTGGACGATATAGCCGCCTGCCTGCCCAATCCCCGCATCGTTTATGCGTCCCGAGACGGCAATCACGCAATCAATTTGCTCCGACTGAAGCATATAGTTCATGAGCGCACCATTGATGCCGCCTGCGCTTGTGATCTCAACGACGCCTTCATGGGTGCTTCCGTTGGCTGCTTCTCGCATGACCTGCATGACTGCCCCCTCGCCCAGGTGAAAATTCTCCGTGTCGCTTAGCTGCTTGAGCCCGCGGTTCGACCCATCAGGGTAGGCATCTGCGATGAGTTTACCTTTTCGCTCCGCTCCAACCGCGATAGCTTGGGTGCGAAGCCATGGCGCTAAGGTCTCTCTCAGCAAAACGGCGCCCGTCACAAGCTCGGACAGCAGCCTGGCAGTGTCGCCAGTGGCCTTCTGCCTTTGGCAAATCTCTCGGCACGTGTGCGTCGTGTTGGCGACAATCACACGAAAGCCGCCATCATCGGTCATCGATCTAACCACCTGGTCTTCTGCGGACTCATTCTGCGACACGGATGCACACTTTCCCAAAATGCACAGCACTTTGGAAGTAATTAAATGCGGCCGGCACTTGATCGAACGAGAACACTTTGTCGACAGCGGGCTTTATTCGGTTGCGCTCAAAGAAGGCAGTCATTTGCACAAAGCTCTCCCTGTGGCCCACAAATACGCCTTGCAGACGTATTTGGCGCATTAAGATTGCACGCAGTTCAAGGTGAGCCGAAGGCCCTGAAAGCACGCCGATGATGCTGATTTGGGCGCCCGGTGTCACAGCGTTAAGAGATTCCCGCAGTGTATGCTCGCCGCCGACGTCGATGACATGGTCCATTCCATGGTTGTCGCTGCTGGTGCGAGCCCAGCTGCCCCAAGCGGGTTGCTGCCGATAGTTGAGGGTATGTGCCGCGCCGAGGGCCTCAAGCTTTTTTTGTTTCTCGTGGCTACTTGAGATGGCCCAGACCTGTGCGCCATGCGCAAGCGCGATCTGTAATGCAAATACAGAAACGCCCCCACTACCCTGAACAAGCACCCGGTCGCCGTCCTTAAGCTTCCCGAGTGTGACAAGCGCGCTCCACGCAGTCAAAGCGGCGCATGGCAAGGTGGCTGCCTCTTCGTTACTTAGGTAAGCAGGTACCGGAATCACGCCCACTTCCGGCACAACCGCATATTGCTGGAGCATGCCGGGCAACGGTCCGCCCAGAGTACAATGTCGGATAAGATCGAGCGTGGGGGGTCCAGTGGTCCAACCCTGCACCAAGGCCGCCGCCACGCGATCCCCCACGCGCACATGTTTGATACCTGCACCCACTTTCACGACCTCGCCCACGCCATCGGAGACGGGGATCAGAGGCAAAGGCTGTTTGGGGTTATATTGACCGCGGACCATGCGCAGATCACGAGCGTTCAGCGAGGTGGCTAACACGCGCAGCAAGACATCGCCCGGGCCCACGTCTGGAACAGGCATCTCCACCGGTTTCATGTGCTGCAGACCAAACGCAGTCTCAAGTTGCCAGGCTCTCATCGCCGCAGTGTTTCCTTTCGGCCGTAATGCGCTAGACTCGCCGATGCCCTGTATGCGACTCGCATGGCGTGCCTCTTTCAAAGGATA encodes:
- a CDS encoding NAD(P)-dependent alcohol dehydrogenase, whose product is MRAWQLETAFGLQHMKPVEMPVPDVGPGDVLLRVLATSLNARDLRMVRGQYNPKQPLPLIPVSDGVGEVVKVGAGIKHVRVGDRVAAALVQGWTTGPPTLDLIRHCTLGGPLPGMLQQYAVVPEVGVIPVPAYLSNEEAATLPCAALTAWSALVTLGKLKDGDRVLVQGSGGVSVFALQIALAHGAQVWAISSSHEKQKKLEALGAAHTLNYRQQPAWGSWARTSSDNHGMDHVIDVGGEHTLRESLNAVTPGAQISIIGVLSGPSAHLELRAILMRQIRLQGVFVGHRESFVQMTAFFERNRIKPAVDKVFSFDQVPAAFNYFQSAVHFGKVCIRVAE
- a CDS encoding Hsp33 family molecular chaperone HslO, translated to MSQNESAEDQVVRSMTDDGGFRVIVANTTHTCREICQRQKATGDTARLLSELVTGAVLLRETLAPWLRTQAIAVGAERKGKLIADAYPDGSNRGLKQLSDTENFHLGEGAVMQVMREAANGSTHEGVVEITSAGGINGALMNYMLQSEQIDCVIAVSGRINDAGIGQAGGYIVQVLPEVTRELHMIMTERLGAFPNFSDILQDSEPWMMPLLGDILYGMPFTLLEQSPLRFKCRCSQARVLASLATLDRDTLRDLISVNDFLEIECDYCGENYQIFAEKLKSLLSEN